The sequence CAGGCGCTGCACACCTACTTCGCCGTCAGCGACAGCCGCGAGATCAGCATCGACGGCCTGCAGGGCTGCCGCTACATCGAGACCCTGGAGAACTGGGAGGAACGCCGCCAGGACGGCGTGGTGCGCATCGAGGGCGAAACAGACCGCATCTACCTCGACGTCGACCGCACCCTGGTGATCCGCGATCCGCAGTGGCAGCGCGGCATCCACATCCAGGCCAGCCACTCGCGCTCGGCGGTGGTGTGGAACCCCTGGGTGGACAAATCCCAACGCCTCTCGCAGTTCGCCAACGACGCCTGGCAGGACATGCTCTGCATCGAGACAGCCCGGGTCTGGGACGATGTACTGAACGTCGCGCCGGGACGCAGCGAGACCATGAGCGTGGAGATCTGGAGCGCGCCGCTGTCGGCCTGACAGCCACGCCGCATCCTTGTAGGAGCGCGCCATGCGCGCGAATCGCGGCCATGGGCCGCTCCTACAGGGAACCTCGGTGCGTCGAGGTTCGCGGACAAGGTCCGCTCCTACGGGGGCGGTGCCTTTACAGGTCGCTGTCCTGCACCGCCCGCACCTTGGCGTCGTCCATCGCGTAGGCCGCATCGGCCATGTCGTTGCTGACCTTCTCCACCTTCAGCGTGCCGGTCACCCAGTACGGGCTGTAGATGTCGTCGATCTTGATGCCCTTGGGGTAGCGCACCAGCACGATCTGGTTCGGCGGCGGCGGCGGTACGTGGATGCAGGCGCCCGGGTAGGGCACCAGGAAGAACTCGGTGACGCGGCCCTTGGCATCGTTGGCCAGCGGCACCGGGTAGCCGCCCAGGCGGATCTGCTTGCCGTCCAGCGCGGCGACCGTCTTGGTCGAGTACATCACCGGCGCGAGTTTGCCCTTCTGCTTCAGGCCGCCCTTCTTCTGGGTGAAGGTACCGGCGGACTCGGGGCTGTTGTGGTCGATGTCCGGCATCGCCTCCAGCGCCTTGCGGTCGCTGGGCGGCATCAGCTGCAGCCAGTCGGTTTCCGGGAGGTCGGCGGCATGGGCCAGGCCGGTGAGCAGCGCCAGGCTGCAAGCGATGAGGATACGACGCATGAAAACGGCTCTCGGGCGCCGCGAGGGGGCCCATGCAACGAATGGATGAGAAAAGACTTCACCACCCGCCTCCCCGGGCGGGCAGGCGGTAAATCGGCGCACATTCTTGAAGATCGGTGGGCAAATGACCAGCGCCAGGCGCGTTGCCCGCCGACCGACAGGCGTGGCTCAGCTCTTCTTCAGGCTGTTGTAGATCACCAGCAGGATCACGGCACCGACCACCGCGCCAATGAAGCCGGCGGTCTGTCCGGCCTGGTAGATGCCCACGGCCTGGCCGCCGTAGGTGGCCAGCAGCGAGCCGCCGATACCGATCAGGATGGTCATGATCCAGCCCATGCTGTCGTCGCCCGGTTTCAGAAAACGGGCGATGAGGCCGACGATCAGGCCGATGACGATGGTTCCGATGAAGCCCATGGCATTCCCTCCTGTGAATGGACGCGCCCGACGGCGCGCCCCTTTCAGACAGTGTAGGAAAGCCCGACGTTCAACGTAGGAGATCGAGAAAAGACCTCCGTCGCCGTCAGCCCTTGGCGATCAGTGCCTCGACCTCGGCGATGCGCGCCTTCAGGGTCGGCAGGTCGGCGCTGCGCAGGGTGGCGTGGCCGACCTTGCGCCCGGCCTTGAAGGCCTTGCCGTAGTGATGCAGGTGGCAGTCGGCGATGTTCAGCACCTCGGCCACCGGCGGCACTTCGCCGATGAAGTTGAGCATGGCGCTCTCGCCCACCTTGGCGGTGGAGCCCAGCGGTAGGCCGGCGATGGCCCGCACATGGTTCTCGAACTGGCTGCACTCGGCGCCTTCGATGGTCCAGTGCCCGGAGTTGTGCACGCGCGGGGCGATCTCGTTGGCCTTCAGGCCACCGTCGACCTCGAAGAACTCGAAGGCCAGCACACCGACGTAGTCCAGCTTGTCCAGCACGCGGCCGACGTAGTCCTCGGCCAGCGCCTGCAGCGGGTGCTCGGAGCTGGCGACGGACAGGCGCAGGATGCCGTTCTCGTGGGTGTTGTGCACCAGCGGGTAGAAGCGCGTCTCGCCGTCGCGGGCGCGTACCGCCACCAGCGAGACTTCGCCGGTGAAGGGCACGAAGCCTTCGAGGATGCAGGGCACGCTGCCCAGTTCGGCGAAGGCGCCGACCACGTCCTCGGGCTTGCGCAGGACCTTCTGGCCCTTGCCGTCGTAGCCCAGGGTGCGGGTCTTCATCACCGCCGGCAGGCCAATGCTGGCCACCGCGGCGTCGAGATCAGCCTGCGACTGCACGTCGGCGAAGGCCGGGGTCGGGATGCCCAGGTCCTTGAACATGGACTTCTCGAACCAGCGGTCGCGGGCGATGCGCAGGGCTTCGGCGCTCGGGTAGACCGGCACGAACTGCGAGAGGAAGGCCACGGTCTCGGCCGGCACGCTCTCGAACTCGAAGGTCACCAGGTCGACTTCGTCGGCCAGCTGGCGCAGGTGGTCCTGGTCGCCGTAGTCGGCGCGGATGTGCTCGCCCAGGGCCTGGGCGCAGGCATCCGGCGCCGGATCGAGGAAGGCGAAGTTCATGCCCAGCGGGGTACCCGCCAGGGACAGCATGCGGCCGAGCTGGCCACCACCGATGACACCGATTTTCATGTTCGAGCCTGTGCTTCCTAACGCTGTTCAGGGCCGCCCGGCCGGGCAGCCGTTGCTCACGCTTCGCGCGGGTCCGGGTTGTCCAGGACCATGTCGGTCTGGGTCGTGCGGAATTCCTTCAGCGCCACGTGGTACTTCGGATACTTGCCGCCGAGGATGCTCGCCGCCAGCAGAGCGGCGTTGGTCGCGCCGGCCTTGCCGATGGCCAGGGTGGCGACCGGGATGCCCGCGGGCATCTGCACGATCGACAGCAGCGAATCGACGCCCGAGAGCATGGACGACTGGACCGGCACGCCGAGCACCGGCAGGTGGGTCTTGGCCGCGCACATGCCCGGCAGGTGGGCGGCACCGCCGGCACCGGCGATGATCACCTCGATGCCACGGCCTTCGGCCTCTTCGGCGTACTGGAACAGCAGGTCGGGAGTGCGGTGGGCGGAAACCACCTTCACTTCGTAGGGAATGCCCAGCTTGTCCAGCATGTCCGCGGTGTGACTGAGGGTGCTCCAGTCGGACTTGGAGCCCATGATCACGCCAACCAGTACGCTCATCATCGTGCCTCTAGGTAGTGCGCTCGGGTGCGCGTCAAAAACCAACAAGCCACGCAATCCGGACCCGGGCGTGGCTTGTACATGGACGAACCGACGAGCGGGGTCGGTTCGGAGGCGGCGCAGTATACCGCAAGCCCGCGCCGTTCGTGGAGTCCGCGCGTCAACCGTTGAGCAGGCCGGGATATCGGCGAATCGCCGCGGACTTGCGTCAGCTCAATGAGTGGTCTGGGCTCATGGGTCCAGACTGGAACGATCCTGCGGTGCAGCCGGTTTTCGCCCGCTTCTCGTTTGTTCGCACAAGGAGAGCACGCATGTCCACGACCCTGCCACAAACCATGAAAGCCGCGGTGGTACACAGCTTCGGCGCGCCGCTGCGCCTGGAAGAAGTCATGGTGCCACTGCCCGGCCCCGGCCAGATCCTGGTGAAGATCGAGGCCTCCGGCGTCTGCCACACCGACCTGCACGCCGCCCAGGGCGACTGGCCGGTGAAGCCGAGCCTGCCGTTCATTCCCGGCCACGAGGGCGTCGGCTTCGTCGCCGCGGTGGGCGCCGGGGTGACCCGCGTGAAGGAAGGCGACCGCGTCGGCGTGCCCTGGCTGTACACCGCCTGCGGCTGCTGCGAGCACTGCCTGACCGGCTGGGAAACCCTCTGCACCCACCAGCAGAACACCGGCTACTCGGTGAACGGCGGCTATGCGGAATATGTGCTGGCTGACCCCAACTTTGTCGGCATCCTGCCGAAAAATGTCGGCTTCCTCGAAATCGCCCCGATTCTTTGCGCCGGCGTCACCGTGTACAAGGGTCTGAAGGAAACCAAGGCCCGGCCCGGCCAGTGGGTGGCGATTTCCGGCATCGGCGGCCTCGGCCACGTAGCCGTGCAATACGCCCGCGCCATGGGCCTGCACGTGGCGGCCATCGACGTCGACGACGCCAAGCTGGAACTGGCGCGCAAGCTCGGCGCCACGCTGACGGTCAACGCGAAGAAAGAAGACCCGGTCGAAGTGCTCCAGCGCGACATCGGCGGCGCCCACGGTGTGCTGGTCACGGCGGTGTCCAACAGCGCCTTCGGCCAGGGCATCGGCATGGCCCGCCGCGGCGGCACCATCTCCCTGGTCGGCCTGCCGCCAGGCGACTTCCCCACGCCGATCTTCGACGTGGTGCTCAAGGGCCTGCACATCACCGGCTCCATCGTCGGCACACGCGCGGACCTGCAAGAGGCCATCGACTTCGCCGGCGAAGGCCTGGTGAAAGCCACGGTCAGCTCGGACAAGCTCGACAACATCAACGCCATCTTCGACAAGATGAAGGCCGGGCAGATCGAGGGGCGGATCGTCGTTGAGATGTAGGCCCAAGCTCTTGTAGGAGCGAGCTTGCTCGCGAACCCGCGTGGCATGGCGCTATCTGGGAGAACACCCGCTCCCTGACCCTCTCCCTGAAGGGAGAGGGGACCGTTCGGTGCGCTCGGGGATCCCAGCGTCAGCCGGCAGCTCCAGCGTTTCCAGCTAAAGCCGTTATCGACGCTGGCACTGACTGCTCCCTCTCCCTTCAGGGAGAGGGCTGGGGAGAGGGGCGGC is a genomic window of Pseudomonas knackmussii B13 containing:
- a CDS encoding DUF3299 domain-containing protein, whose product is MRRILIACSLALLTGLAHAADLPETDWLQLMPPSDRKALEAMPDIDHNSPESAGTFTQKKGGLKQKGKLAPVMYSTKTVAALDGKQIRLGGYPVPLANDAKGRVTEFFLVPYPGACIHVPPPPPNQIVLVRYPKGIKIDDIYSPYWVTGTLKVEKVSNDMADAAYAMDDAKVRAVQDSDL
- a CDS encoding GlsB/YeaQ/YmgE family stress response membrane protein — translated: MGFIGTIVIGLIVGLIARFLKPGDDSMGWIMTILIGIGGSLLATYGGQAVGIYQAGQTAGFIGAVVGAVILLVIYNSLKKS
- a CDS encoding 5-(carboxyamino)imidazole ribonucleotide synthase; this encodes MKIGVIGGGQLGRMLSLAGTPLGMNFAFLDPAPDACAQALGEHIRADYGDQDHLRQLADEVDLVTFEFESVPAETVAFLSQFVPVYPSAEALRIARDRWFEKSMFKDLGIPTPAFADVQSQADLDAAVASIGLPAVMKTRTLGYDGKGQKVLRKPEDVVGAFAELGSVPCILEGFVPFTGEVSLVAVRARDGETRFYPLVHNTHENGILRLSVASSEHPLQALAEDYVGRVLDKLDYVGVLAFEFFEVDGGLKANEIAPRVHNSGHWTIEGAECSQFENHVRAIAGLPLGSTAKVGESAMLNFIGEVPPVAEVLNIADCHLHHYGKAFKAGRKVGHATLRSADLPTLKARIAEVEALIAKG
- the purE gene encoding 5-(carboxyamino)imidazole ribonucleotide mutase — its product is MSVLVGVIMGSKSDWSTLSHTADMLDKLGIPYEVKVVSAHRTPDLLFQYAEEAEGRGIEVIIAGAGGAAHLPGMCAAKTHLPVLGVPVQSSMLSGVDSLLSIVQMPAGIPVATLAIGKAGATNAALLAASILGGKYPKYHVALKEFRTTQTDMVLDNPDPREA
- the adhP gene encoding alcohol dehydrogenase AdhP; this translates as MSTTLPQTMKAAVVHSFGAPLRLEEVMVPLPGPGQILVKIEASGVCHTDLHAAQGDWPVKPSLPFIPGHEGVGFVAAVGAGVTRVKEGDRVGVPWLYTACGCCEHCLTGWETLCTHQQNTGYSVNGGYAEYVLADPNFVGILPKNVGFLEIAPILCAGVTVYKGLKETKARPGQWVAISGIGGLGHVAVQYARAMGLHVAAIDVDDAKLELARKLGATLTVNAKKEDPVEVLQRDIGGAHGVLVTAVSNSAFGQGIGMARRGGTISLVGLPPGDFPTPIFDVVLKGLHITGSIVGTRADLQEAIDFAGEGLVKATVSSDKLDNINAIFDKMKAGQIEGRIVVEM